The Desulfofundulus salinus genome includes the window TGAAATTGCCGCCGCCGTCGGGATGGAACCCGGAAAAGTGATCATCGACCACGCTGATTTGGACATTATTGACCTAATCGAGGACTTCGGGGCCATTCCCGGGCTCACTATTCGCCAGAAAGGGCTTACTCCCCATCTATTGCTGAACCACCTGGAACGTTTCCAACGAGGTGTTCTGAACAGCGATTACAGCAATCTCAAACCCAACGATCCCCTGAGCGTTCCAAAGGCTGTGCGGTATCTGGAACTGAACGGGGCTCCTCCGGAAATCATTGCTCGGATTGCGAGGTACAATGCTGAAGAGTTGTTCGGTATTTAGACAACCAGGGGTATGACCTAATTCACGGAGGAGGGGAGGAGAGTATGTGTACCAAAAATGAGCAGGAGGAACTTCTTGATTTAAAAATCCTTGCCTACCTCAAAAAGCTGGGGCCGGAATATGCAAAACTTCTGGCGATACGGCTGGGTTTATCCCTGGAAGAAAGCATAGAGCGACTCCGAAGGTTGGCAGCCAGAGGACTAATTAAGCGAGTAGAAGGAAGAATAGTTAAATATTACCACCGCAGACGGAAAAGCGTTAAGCACCGGAATCACACCTATTATGATCTCACAAGGGAAGGAGAACTTCTCTTAAGAGAGGCCAGGGGGAAAGTGGATATTCATATTGATATCGAGTACCCTAGCAGGTAAGACGGTCTTTGGCGATTCCGGTCGTAAGCTGCTTGAGGACGTGCCCGCTTTTGAGGCGCTTTCTCTCCTGCGGTGCAGGGCCTGCGGGTGCTGGTGGACGACAGGTTGGTGCTTCCCCACGCGGTGGAAGAAGTTTCGAACTACTTCGAGGGCACATGTCTCGCCCAGGCGGCCTTCTCCCACGACTGCGGCAAGATAAGCTGGCCGTCCTGCCTGGTGGACAAGAGGGTGCTGGACGAAGAGAACTGCAGGCTGGTCCATGCGCACCCCATAGCCGGGGCGCACTACCTCCGCGAGTACTGCAAAGTGCAGAGAGCTGTTATCCTCGCTAACAAAGGGTCCTCTTTTGCACAAAATAATGCTAATCCCAGGGGGGCCAAGATTACACCGTTATTTCATTATTCCAGATGTTACTGAAAACCAGGGTCTTAGCTATGCGGAAGCTTTTTCTAATAACTATTGTTAAATTATAAAAGTTAGAAGGGGCAGATAATTTTAATTTTTTTATTTTTAGGCAGGAATTGTAGCTATAATGCTGAATTACTGCAATTATTAAGAATAATTATACTCACCCCCGGGAGTCTCAAAGAACAAGCATCGGATCATCTAGCAAGGAAATTGCAAGTAACCCCAGAAGAAGCAAAACAGGAAAGATGTAATTCCTGGCAATAATGCCGTTCGGAAAGGGTGGGAGGGAAGGGGAAGGTCCAGGAAGCAGTAAAGGTGGGATAAAAAAGAAATTGTATTAAAGGAGTCAGATGCAAAATGGCTATGGTTCTCTCAAGCAAAATTAGCCGGGAGCTAGTTGAGCGTATCAAAGAGATAAGCGGGCAAAATCCCAATCTCTGCATGCAATGCGGGACCTGCAGCGCAGGATGTACGGGCAGAGAGTTTATGGATTTTCTACCCCGCCAGGTCATGCGCATGATTCAACTGGGAAACGCCAAAGCATTGAACTTTAAGTCCATCTGGATATGCAGCACTTGTTTAATTTGCACCGCCCGCTGCCCCCGGGGTATAGATATTGCCCGGTTAATGGAAGCTCTGCGGGTAATTAACCTGCGCCAGGGCAGGGAAGTACTAGTTGCCGAAAAAATTCCGTTAGAATTGCTCACTCAGGTTCCTCAGATGGCTTTAACCAGTGGTTTTCGCAAGTTAAGCGCGTAAAAAGGGGGGATAAGGATGAGGATCCCATATTTTCCAGGATGCACTCTACACAGCAAAGCAAAGGGGCTGGATTATTCTACCCGGGGCTCCCTGGCCGCTTTAGGCATCGAATTAACTGAACTGCCTCAATGGACCTGCTGCGGCACGGTATTTCCCCTGGCCCAGGACAATTACATCGGCATGGTCGCGGCGGCACGCATTTTAGCCAATGCGGCCAAAGAAGAAGGGGGCAAGCTCGTTACGGTTTGCTCCTTCTGTTATCACGTACTAAAAAGGGTCAATTATGTTATAAAAAACAATCTTGAGGCCAGAACAAAACTAAATGATTATTTAGAAGAAAATTACACCGGGGAAATTGAACCCGTCCACCCACTGGAAATCTGCAAGGAAGACGTGGGGTTTAATGTGATAAGGGACAAAGCAGCAAGGAGCCTGAAGGGCCTTAAAGTAGCCTGTTATTATGGTTGTATGCTTGTCCGGCCGGCTTCGGAAATGAATTTCGACGATCCGGAAAATCCTACCATCATGGAAGAACTGGTTAGCGCCCTGGGTGCGGAGGTGGTAGAATACCCCAACAAGACAACCTGTTGCGGATCCTATCAGGTACTGCATGATAACGCTTTGGTGATGCAAAGGGTAGAGGATATACTCAACTCTGCCACTGCCAAGGGAGCGGAAGCAATTATCACCAGTTGTCCTCTTTGCCAGTTTAACCTGGACTGGTTGCAGGAAAAAATCCTGCAGGAGAACGCCGGTTTTCAAAAAATCCCCGTTTTGTATTTTACCCAGCTTTTGGGTTTAGCTCTGGAACTTCCCCAGGAAAGCCTTGGGCTGGATCAGCACTATGTAGATCCCAGACCTTTACTGGTGGGAGCGTAGATTTGCCTTGAAGGAGGAAAGAGTTATGGTCGAAGAAAGAGAAATGGTAAACATATACATTATGGGTAAACATTATAAGGTACCCTATGGCCTGACGATTATGAAAGCCATGGAATACGCCGGTTACCGTTTTATCCGGGGCTGCGGCTGCCGGGGAGGTTTTTGCGGTGCCTGTGGTACAGTTTACCGCAAACCGGGGGATTTCAGGCTGAAAGTAGGCCTGGCCTGTCAAACCATGGTGGAAGACAACATGTATTTGACCCAGATCCCCTTTTACCCGGCCAATAAAGCCACCTATAACCTTGAGGAACTCACTCCTACCCTGGCCACATTGCTGCGGCATTACCCCGAATTGACCCGCTGCCTTGGTTGCAACCAGTGTACCAGGATCTGTCCCCAGGAACTATCGGTAATGGACTATATCGCCGCGGCCCAGCGGGGAGACATCACCAAAGTGGCCAACTTATCCTTCGACTGCATTATGTGCGGTTTATGTGCTTCCCGCTGTCCCGCTGAAATCGTACAGTATAATGTGGCCATTCTGGCTCGCCGGCTTTATGGCCGCCATATTGCCCCACCGGCCCAACACCTGGCCAAACGGGTAGAAGAAATTAAGGCCGGAAAGTTTGATGAAGAACTGGACAGGCTGATGAAGATGGATAAAGAGGAATTACAAAAGCTATATAACGCCCGGGATATTGAACCCTAAGGAAGGTGAAATAATATGTATACTCAGGAAATGCTGGAAGCTATTAAACTCGTGGAACAGACCAGGGAACGGCGTTTAAAGGAAACTTTCCCCCGTCTGAAACCGGAAGAGAAAGAAAATCTTTTGCGTTCCTACCATCCGGACTATATGCCCGAAGCCACCAGACCGGTAAAGGTAGGCCCCAACAAAGGCGATAAATTTACCCACGAACATGCCGACCTGCTGGAAAGCCGCAGCATGCTTGATCCCGATACTTTTTCCCTGGACAACATAGATTTCGACGTGGATGTCCTGGTTATTGGCGGTGGCGGAGCCGGTACATCGGCAGCGCTTTTAGCCCACGAAGCGGGAGCCAGCGTACTGATCGCTACCAAGTTGCGCCACGGCGATGCCAACACCATGATGGCTGAAGGAGGCATCCAGGCAGCAGACAAAGAAAACGACTCCCCGGCCATCCACTACCTTGACGTGATGGGCGGCGGAGGTTATTATAATATCCCCGAACTGGTCGCCGCTTTAGTAAAAGACGCACCTCTGTGCATCCAGTGGTTGGAAAGCCTGGGCTGCATGTTCAGCAAATTCCCCGACGGCACCATGCATACCATTCATGGCGGGGGCACCTCCCGCAAACGCATGCACTTTGCCCATGACTATTCAGGCGCGGAGATTATGCGCACCCTGCGGGATGAGGCGCGTAACCGGGGTATTCCCGTTATTGAATTTTCCCCGGCCGTGGAGCTAATTATTGATGAATACGGGCAGTGTGCCGGAGCTGTACTGTACAATCTAGAAACCGAACAGTACCTGGTGGTAAGGGCAAAAACAGTGATTATTGCCACCGGCGGTTCCGGCCGCCTGCACATTGGCGGTTTCCCCACCACCAACCACTACGGTGCCACGGCGGACGGCATTGTCATGGCTTACCGGGCAGGGGCAAAGTTAATTTATCTTGACGCCACCCAGTTCCACCCGACGGGCGTGGCCTTTCCCGAACAAATCGTCGGGCAACTGGTAACCGAAAAGGTGCGGGGTCTCGGCGCCCAGCTGGTTAACGCGGAAGGTGAGCAATTTGTCTACCCGTTGGAAACCAGGGATGCGGTTTCATCGGCAATCATCCGGGAATGTAAAGAACGGAAGAAAGGAATAACCACGCCCAGCGGCATGCATGGCGTGTGGCTTGATTCCCCCATGATCGATATCATCCACGGCAAGGGCACGGTGGAAAAAGAGCTGCCGGCCATGTTTCGCCAGTATAAACGTTTCAATATAAATATGGCCGAACAACCCATCCTGGTTTACCCAACTCTTCACTACCAAAATGGCGGCATTTTGATTAACGACCGGGCCGAAACAAGCATCCCCAATCTCTACGTGGCCGGCGAAGCATCCGGGGGAGTACACGGGCGCAACCGGCTTATGGGCAACTCCCTGCTGGATATCATCGTGTTTGGCCGCCGGGCCGGTATGAATGCCGCCGAAAGGGCAAAAAGCGTAAAATTAGGCAGGCTTACCCTCGATCACGTCAAACGCTACCATGAGGAACTGCGGAAAGAAGGTCTTGGCCAGAAGGTCGCCCCGATTTTACTCCCGGACTATCGCGGTAAAATCAGTGGTTAGCAATTACTGTGAAAATGGGGAAAGGCTTTGGGGATAATACCCAAAGCCTTTTATTTTTCAATGAAGATGCAATAGCAAAAATTGCAGTAGTCGGCCGTACCGCTCAGTCCCGGGCTTTTAGCCCCGGGTCAAGCGCATACCAGGCATTTCGCGGCACCCGCCAGTCCATTTCAGCTACGCCGGATTTTTAGCTGGCCCTCGCCTCTGTCGTCCGCCCAAGCAGCAAGACTTTGTCCGCTATTTTTTCGTAAATCCGACTAAGACCGGGGTGGATCCAGTTGTTGCTGCACCTGCTGGAGCAGATCCCCCACCCGGGCGTTTAATTGTTGCAATTGGCTAAACTGCTGGGACAGGTGCGGCTGGGATGCAGCCAACTGGCTGAGCATTACTCCTATTTCATAGGCGGCTTTCTGTGCTTCCCGAACATGAAAGGACATCTGTTGCCTTTGGATGCCAGGGTTGGGGCGGTTGTCCAAAAAGTCCAACCAGGTCACGGCTAACAACCTCCTTATAGCAATTGCCTTTTACCGGCGCGGACTAAAATATTTCCCCTTAAAGTATGTACAATCAAACAAACTCTATCCTAAAAAATCCTCAAAAAACCCTCCTGGCTTTTTATGGGAGTCCATGTTATAATATGTTCTGTCGCCGGCGAGGTGAGGACAATGAAGGTTATCACAACCGAAAGGCTACCCATTAAGATTTGGGCCCGGGAGGTGGAAGAGGGCGCCCTGGAACAGGCCCGGCACCTGGCCAATCACCCGTATGCCCGCCATCACATTGCCCTGATGCCCGACGTCCACCAGGGTTACGGCATGCCTATCGGGGGAGTGCTGGCCACGGAAGGGGTAATCATCCCTAACGCCGTAGGGGTGGACGTGGGGTGCGGGGTGCAGGCAGTAAGAACCAACCAGACGGTGGAAGCCGTCCGGCCCCGTTTAAGGGATATCCTAAACCAGATCCAGCGGGCCATTCCCACCGGCTTCAACCATCATAAAAAACCTCAAAGCAGCCCCCTTTTTCATCGCGCTCCAGACGTACCGGTAATCCGGGATGAACTGGAAAACGCCAGGTACCAGCTGGGTACGCTGGGCGGCGGAAACCACTTTATCGAAATCCAAAGGGACGACCAGGATTATGTATGGATCATGCTGCATTCCGGTTCCCGGAACTTTGGTAAAAAAGTGGCCGATTATTATAACCGCCTGGCCATAAACTTAAATGAGAGGTATGGTTCCCCCGTACCCCGGGAATGGCAACTGGCTTATTTGCCTTTAGGTACCCAGGAAGGACAAAATTACCTGGCAGCCATGCAGTATTGCCTGGAATTTGCCCGGGAAAACCGGGCCCATATGATGAGAGTAATCCTGGAAATCTGCCATTCCCTGCTACCCGATTTTGCCTGGGGCGAAGAACTGGACGTGCATCATAATTACGCCTCTTTAGAAAAGCACTTTGGCCAACAGGTAATGGTACACCGCAAGGGGGCCGTGCGGGCGGTAGGGGACGTAATCGTACCCGGGTCCATGGGCAGCCCGTCTTACATCTGCCGCGGCCTGGCCAACCGGGAAAGTTTTGCCAGCTGTTCCCATGGGGCAGGGCGGGTAATGGGTCGCAATGAAGCCCGCCGGCGCATACCCGTGGAAAAAGTCATTAAAGAAATGCAGACCCTGGGGGTCGAGCTATTTAAGGCCAAAAAGGGGGACCTGGCGGAAGAATGCCGCCAGGCCTACAAAGATATTGATCAGGTAATGGAAGACCAAAAGGATCTGGTGGAGATCAAGATCAGGTTACAGCCCCTGGGAGTAGTCAAAGGTTAATCACCCGCGTTCAGCAACCATTGGCGGATATCACAAGCGACCAACAGTGAAAGAGCTTCAGACGCCGTAGTCTGTAGCTCTTTTTCTAATCCTTATGCGTTAAGGATTGGGCACTCTGCTGATTGCCCCTGCCGGGCAGGCACGGTAACAACGACCGCAGCGGGTACAGTTGTCCAGGTTAATATTGTAGTGTACCGTATCGTCAATATAAATGCCGCCATCCCGACATTCCAATTCACACGCCGCACAGGACATGCAAAGCTCCTGGTTAATCTGGTAGTTAAACTTAAACTTCTTTGGTTCTGCCAAGAAAAACCCCCTTTAACAAAACATTGTATATACCCTTTCTACAGCCCGGGAAAAATTCCTCTCAAAGTTTTTAAAATAAAATACATTACGGCAAGACAAAATACTAACAAAAAACTTAAAAGGAGGGCTTATTTTGATCAGAAGACGCATTCAGGGGGTAGTCCGTCGGTACCGCATACCAGGCTCCACCAACACCGGATACCGGCCGGTATGGGATATGGGGTACGCAGCGGAACACAAAAAAAGAACACGTATTTCTGGCGTTAACAGGCCCAGTGTCTAACTGCCAGCAGGGAAGTTAACTCTTCCCGGGAGCCTCCTTCTTTTGTTTTATCCCAATTTGAACCGGCCTTTAAAAAATTTAAAAAACAAGTGGGTTTCAGCTCTAGTCGCTGAAACCCTCACTACGTTGGCTTTTATGCTTGGTGGGCCATGAGGGACTCGAACCCCCAACCTGACGATTAAGAGTCGCCTGCTCTACCAGTTGAGCTAATGGCCCTGGTCGGGATGGAGGGATTTGAACCCCCGGCCTCTTGCTCCCAAGGCAAGCGCGCTAACCAAACTGCGCCACATCCCGCTAATGATACAAGCCTAATTATAACGATAACAAACTTAATTATAATCTCCCCTGCTGCCGTCGTCAAGGGTGCCGGGGCCAAAAAAAAGTCCAGCTTTGCGCTGGACGGGGAGAGATAGAACTCACCAAAGCGGAGTATTCCTAGTATCTCCCGGCAAAGTCTTTAATATACCTATTGAAGTAAAAAGTTACAAAAAATTTATCCCTAAATAACTACCCACACGTGTTATACTTGGTAATAATCACCGAATAACTTTTCAAGGAGGTCGACCACATGTTTAAAACAGCCGAAAGGTTAATCCTGGCCGGCATTGGTGCCCTGGCTTTGACCACCGAAAAGGCAGAAAAAATGATCAATGAGCTGGCGGAAAGGGGACAAATGAGCAAAGAAGAGGCACGCAATTTTTTGCAGGAACTAATTGCCAAAGGGGAGGAGGAAAAGGCCAACCTTGCGAAAACCCTGCGCCGGGAGATTTCCCAGCTAAGGGAGGATCTGGGCC containing:
- a CDS encoding TatD family hydrolase, coding for MLTLSVKNAAQNGIRLFVAVGIHPMGTPVDWPRVIDALPNYLKMSDVIGLGEIGLHEGSRREQDVLREQLKVAKEYRVPVIIHTPPQDRVEITNKTIEIAAAVGMEPGKVIIDHADLDIIDLIEDFGAIPGLTIRQKGLTPHLLLNHLERFQRGVLNSDYSNLKPNDPLSVPKAVRYLELNGAPPEIIARIARYNAEELFGI
- a CDS encoding DUF2250 domain-containing protein codes for the protein MCTKNEQEELLDLKILAYLKKLGPEYAKLLAIRLGLSLEESIERLRRLAARGLIKRVEGRIVKYYHRRRKSVKHRNHTYYDLTREGELLLREARGKVDIHIDIEYPSR
- a CDS encoding 4Fe-4S dicluster domain-containing protein — translated: MAMVLSSKISRELVERIKEISGQNPNLCMQCGTCSAGCTGREFMDFLPRQVMRMIQLGNAKALNFKSIWICSTCLICTARCPRGIDIARLMEALRVINLRQGREVLVAEKIPLELLTQVPQMALTSGFRKLSA
- a CDS encoding CoB--CoM heterodisulfide reductase iron-sulfur subunit B family protein, whose translation is MRIPYFPGCTLHSKAKGLDYSTRGSLAALGIELTELPQWTCCGTVFPLAQDNYIGMVAAARILANAAKEEGGKLVTVCSFCYHVLKRVNYVIKNNLEARTKLNDYLEENYTGEIEPVHPLEICKEDVGFNVIRDKAARSLKGLKVACYYGCMLVRPASEMNFDDPENPTIMEELVSALGAEVVEYPNKTTCCGSYQVLHDNALVMQRVEDILNSATAKGAEAIITSCPLCQFNLDWLQEKILQENAGFQKIPVLYFTQLLGLALELPQESLGLDQHYVDPRPLLVGA
- a CDS encoding 4Fe-4S dicluster domain-containing protein yields the protein MVEEREMVNIYIMGKHYKVPYGLTIMKAMEYAGYRFIRGCGCRGGFCGACGTVYRKPGDFRLKVGLACQTMVEDNMYLTQIPFYPANKATYNLEELTPTLATLLRHYPELTRCLGCNQCTRICPQELSVMDYIAAAQRGDITKVANLSFDCIMCGLCASRCPAEIVQYNVAILARRLYGRHIAPPAQHLAKRVEEIKAGKFDEELDRLMKMDKEELQKLYNARDIEP
- a CDS encoding FAD-binding protein, with the translated sequence MYTQEMLEAIKLVEQTRERRLKETFPRLKPEEKENLLRSYHPDYMPEATRPVKVGPNKGDKFTHEHADLLESRSMLDPDTFSLDNIDFDVDVLVIGGGGAGTSAALLAHEAGASVLIATKLRHGDANTMMAEGGIQAADKENDSPAIHYLDVMGGGGYYNIPELVAALVKDAPLCIQWLESLGCMFSKFPDGTMHTIHGGGTSRKRMHFAHDYSGAEIMRTLRDEARNRGIPVIEFSPAVELIIDEYGQCAGAVLYNLETEQYLVVRAKTVIIATGGSGRLHIGGFPTTNHYGATADGIVMAYRAGAKLIYLDATQFHPTGVAFPEQIVGQLVTEKVRGLGAQLVNAEGEQFVYPLETRDAVSSAIIRECKERKKGITTPSGMHGVWLDSPMIDIIHGKGTVEKELPAMFRQYKRFNINMAEQPILVYPTLHYQNGGILINDRAETSIPNLYVAGEASGGVHGRNRLMGNSLLDIIVFGRRAGMNAAERAKSVKLGRLTLDHVKRYHEELRKEGLGQKVAPILLPDYRGKISG
- a CDS encoding RtcB family protein, translated to MKVITTERLPIKIWAREVEEGALEQARHLANHPYARHHIALMPDVHQGYGMPIGGVLATEGVIIPNAVGVDVGCGVQAVRTNQTVEAVRPRLRDILNQIQRAIPTGFNHHKKPQSSPLFHRAPDVPVIRDELENARYQLGTLGGGNHFIEIQRDDQDYVWIMLHSGSRNFGKKVADYYNRLAINLNERYGSPVPREWQLAYLPLGTQEGQNYLAAMQYCLEFARENRAHMMRVILEICHSLLPDFAWGEELDVHHNYASLEKHFGQQVMVHRKGAVRAVGDVIVPGSMGSPSYICRGLANRESFASCSHGAGRVMGRNEARRRIPVEKVIKEMQTLGVELFKAKKGDLAEECRQAYKDIDQVMEDQKDLVEIKIRLQPLGVVKG
- a CDS encoding 4Fe-4S binding protein, coding for MAEPKKFKFNYQINQELCMSCAACELECRDGGIYIDDTVHYNINLDNCTRCGRCYRACPAGAISRVPNP
- a CDS encoding phasin family protein, with amino-acid sequence MFKTAERLILAGIGALALTTEKAEKMINELAERGQMSKEEARNFLQELIAKGEEEKANLAKTLRREISQLREDLGLVTRAEIEELKNRVARLEEQLAQKQNETPAQDTGNDKI